Within Bacillus sp. BGMRC 2118, the genomic segment CTGCACCAGACATTTTACCGAATTCGATTCCATTTGCTGCTGCTTCAAATCGTACTAGATTACGTTTCATTTCCTCATACCAAAGGGCCAGTTTTAAGCCAAATGTTGTCGGTTCAGCATGAACACCGTGCGTGCGTCCCATCATCACTGTGTATTTATGTTCAAGTGCTTTATTTTTTAGAATCTCGATAAAGTTATGTAAATCTTTTCGCAGGATATCATTCGCTTGCTTCAATAGATAAGAAAGGGCCGTATCAACGACATCTGTAGACGTTAATCCATAGTGAACCCACTTTTTCTCTTCACCAAGCGTTTCTGAAACAGCACGGGTAAATGCAACCACGTCATGTCTCGTTTCTTCTTCTATTTCTAAAATACGACTTACGTTAAAGGATGCATTTTGACGAATACGTGCTACATCCTCTTTAGGAATGTCACCAAGCTCAGCCCAAGCCTCACATGCTAATATTTCTACTTCTAGCCATGCATTGTATTTATTCTCATCTGTCCAAATGGACCCCATTTCTTCTCTTGTGTAACGTTCAATCATGATTGTACCTCCGTCTTGTATTCATTCCATATTGGCAATGCATCAATTGTTTCAAGTATTTCTTCTACACTTTGGCCTATAAAGGTAATGTGCCCCATTTTCCGCTTTATCTTCGCTTCTTTCTTTCCATAAAGGTGGAGCTTTCCTGTCTTTAAGAGCTCAATATTATCTAACGTAATGCCTATATGCTCTCCTAATAGATTGACCATTACAACAGGCGAAAGCAGCTTTGTTCCTCCAAGAGGCAGATTGCATATTGCACGTATATGCTGTTCGAATTGAGATGTCTCACATGCTTCAATGGAATAATGTCCCGAGTTATGAGGTCTGGGAGCTAGCTCATTTACGAATATGTCACCATTCACTAAAAACATTTCAACGGCTAACGTTCCAACTAAGTTCAGTCCTTCTGCAATCTCCTTCGCGCATAACATTGCTCTTTCATTTACAGATTGATCTACTCTGGCTGGCACAATTGTTTTATGAAGTATATTTTCCATATGGATATTTTCAGCTAAAGGTAAAAATGTGATTTCTCCTTTCGCACTTCTTGAGACAATGACAGAAAGCTCTTTTTCAAACGGTACAAATCCTTCGACGATACATTTGTCACTTAGTAACAAGTCGTATGCTTTCTCAATATCCCGGTAATTTCGAACCACGACTTGCCCTTTCCCGTCATAGCCGCCCAAACATGTCTTTACAACACATGGCAATCCAATCTGAACAACAGCCTCTTCTAGTTCTGTTTCTGTTTTTACTATTTTATAAGGCGCAACAGGAACTCCTAATCTCGTAATCTCTCTTTTTTCAATTTCACGATCTTGTGTAATTCTTAAAAGCTCCGAGCCTTGAGGCAAATATGTATTCTCCAGTAGCCACACCAATGCTTCATGGTCGATATTTTCAAATTCATATGTAATCACATCACTTACTGAAGCTAGCTTTCGAATTGCATCCATGTCATGATAATGTGCTTTAATTTCAATATCTGCTACTTGGCCGCACGGGCTGTCAGCAGCAGGATCTAATACCGCAATACGATATCCCATTTCCTTCGCCGCAATAGCCATCATTCTGCCTAGCTGACCGCCGCCGATAATTCCAATTACACTTCCCGGTAAAATTGTTTTATACAAGCTGATCACTCATTTCCATTGCTATTTGCTTCATCTGTTCTCGTTTAGTTCCTAATCTTCTTTCAATCTCTTCATTCTCTATACTTAAAATTTGTGCTGCTAAAAGCCCGGCATTTGTTGCCCCAGCTTTCCCTATTGCTACAGTTGCAACCGGAATTCCACCTGGCATTTGAACGATAGAATATAAGGAATCAACACCATTTAACGCCTTTGACTGAATTGGAACGCCAATAACTGGTAATGTTGTTTTCGCAGCGACCATTCCTGGTAGATGGGCTGCTCCTCCCGCTCCCGCAACAATTACCTTCAAGCCCCTGTTTCTTGCAGACTCTGCATATACAAACATTTCATCTGGAGTTCGATGTGCAGAAACCACTTTCTTTTCATATGAAATTTCAAGCTCATCTAATATGTCACACGTTTGTTTCATCGTCTCCCAATCAGAGCTGCTTCCCATAATGACACCAACAACTGGATTCATACTAACTCCTCCTTCACATAAGGGCTGTTTTCGCATAGATTGCTGTACAATTTTAAATGGCCTCATAAGTCAAAAATATCCCTGTACACGAGATTAATACCGACAATGGTTACGAAAAGAGCCCACATAAAAATGCCCGTGCAGAAGTCTCCCTATTAAGAGAAAGCAACTACACGGGCAATTAAAGACAGGTACACCCATCACTTTCCCTCATAGTCCAGCAGTTTACGGTTGCTGGGTAGAAACTTATGGGCCATATTCCCAAGATTATATGAGGCAAACAACGATTACGTATCCATATTTATTCATTCATCTATCATTATGATAACAGTATATGGTAAAGCGCGCAACACTAAATTCGAACGTTTTAAAAATTTATTACATTAATGTTCGTCTTTTATCAACTTTCCTTCAAATACAATCGTTCGTCCACATGGTTCTACATCTTTTACTCCATTTATGACAACCTCTTGAAAGATAGGCTCTTCCATTCGCCTAACGGGTGTGTATCCTTCCTTCTTCATTCGATCTAAACAAGATTCAATTGATTCATGTTCCTCT encodes:
- the purK gene encoding 5-(carboxyamino)imidazole ribonucleotide synthase, with product MISLYKTILPGSVIGIIGGGQLGRMMAIAAKEMGYRIAVLDPAADSPCGQVADIEIKAHYHDMDAIRKLASVSDVITYEFENIDHEALVWLLENTYLPQGSELLRITQDREIEKREITRLGVPVAPYKIVKTETELEEAVVQIGLPCVVKTCLGGYDGKGQVVVRNYRDIEKAYDLLLSDKCIVEGFVPFEKELSVIVSRSAKGEITFLPLAENIHMENILHKTIVPARVDQSVNERAMLCAKEIAEGLNLVGTLAVEMFLVNGDIFVNELAPRPHNSGHYSIEACETSQFEQHIRAICNLPLGGTKLLSPVVMVNLLGEHIGITLDNIELLKTGKLHLYGKKEAKIKRKMGHITFIGQSVEEILETIDALPIWNEYKTEVQS
- the purE gene encoding 5-(carboxyamino)imidazole ribonucleotide mutase; this translates as MNPVVGVIMGSSSDWETMKQTCDILDELEISYEKKVVSAHRTPDEMFVYAESARNRGLKVIVAGAGGAAHLPGMVAAKTTLPVIGVPIQSKALNGVDSLYSIVQMPGGIPVATVAIGKAGATNAGLLAAQILSIENEEIERRLGTKREQMKQIAMEMSDQLV
- a CDS encoding NETI motif-containing protein, with amino-acid sequence MPTNRPAKMKFYVEEHESIESCLDRMKKEGYTPVRRMEEPIFQEVVINGVKDVEPCGRTIVFEGKLIKDEH